The region CGCAGGGCGTCGGCGTTCAGGGCGAGCTGGAGGAAGCGATGGCGATGGTCGGTCATGGCGAGGTCGGGTCGGGGGAAGAAGGAATCAGACGCAGCAGCATCAGGTGCTGCGGGCCGGCGTTGCCGCCGTGGAACAACTCGCCGGTGTCGACGAAGCCGGCCTTGAGATAAGCCGAGATCGCCGGCCGGTTGCGCACGTTGACGGTCAAGGCGAGCAGGCGGCGCTGCGGATGACGCAAGCACAGGTCGTCGCGGCAGGCGGCGATGGCGCGCGTGCCGTAACCGCGGCCTTGCCGGGCTCGGTCGATCATGTAGGCGCGCAGGCCCACGCCGGGTTCGCCGAGCGAGCGCCCGGCGATCGCCTGGACGCTGAAGTCGAGCCGGTAGAAGCCGACCACGCGGTCGTCGGCCAGTATCGCCATCGCCTCGCTGTTCGGGTCGCGCCAGGTGTCGGCCAGGTTGAAGGCGGTGTCGCCGACGAAGGGCAGTTGCTCGGGGGCGACCTGCAGCGCGCGCACCGACGGCGCCAGCGCCGCGTCCACCGGCAGCACGCGCACGGCGGCCGCGGAATCGCTGAAAACGGAGGTCGCCACGGTCATGGCCGACATGATACCCGTGCCCGGCCGTTGCTATGATCGTGCGCACTTCGGATGTGGAGCGCGCATGCGCATCATCAGCTTCAACGCCAACGGTCTGCGCTCGGCCACGACCAAAGGCTTCTTCGACTGGTTCAAGACCCAGAACGCGGACGTGCTCTGCGTCCAGGAGACTAAGGCCCAGGAGCACCAGTTGGCCGGGCCGGCCTTCCTGCCCGACGGCTACCGCGCCTATTTCCGCGACGCCACCACCAAGAAGGGCTACAGCGGCGTGGCGATCTACAGCCGGCGCGAGCCCGACGAGGTCCGCACCGCCCTGGGCTGGGCGCCGTTCGACGAAGAAGGCCGCTACATCGAGGCGCGCTTCGGCAACCTCAGCGTAGTCTCGTTCTACATCCCGTCCGGGTCGTCCGGCGAGCTGCGCCAGGGTTTCAAGTTCGAGGTCATGGAATGGCTGAAGCCCATCCTCGACCAATGGCTGGCGAGCGGCCGCGACTACGTCCTGTGCGGCGACTGGAACATCGTCCGCACCCGCCTCGACATCAAGAACTGGAGCTCGAACCAGAAGAACTCCGGCTGCCTGCCGCCGGAGCGCGACTGGCTCAACGGCGTGTGCATGGACGAAAGCGGCTGGGTCGACGCCTATCGCAGCTTGAACGCCGAGGGCCAGGACTACACCTGGTGGAGCAACCGCGGCGCCGCGCGCGCCAACGACGTCGGTTGGCGCATCGATTACCAGTTCGCCACCCCGAGTCTGCGCGACCGCCTGCGCGGCTGCTCGATCCTGAGAGAACCGCGCTTCTCCGACCACGCGCCTTTCAGCGTCGACTATGACCTCTGAGGCCGGCGCCGCGGCCGCGCGCGCGGCGCCGCCCGCGCGCAAGGGCTGGCGGCTGGTGCTCGCCAACCTGCGCGAGCCCAAGGTCCTGGTCATGCTGTTGCTCGGGTTCAGCTCGGGCATTCCGATCTACCTGGTCGGCAATACCCTCGGCTTCTGGATGCGCGAGAACGCCATCGAGTTGTCGACCATCGGCTTCCTGTCCTGGGTCGGCCTGGCCTATTCGCTGAAATTCCTGTGGGCGCCGCTGGTCGACAAGCTCGACGCGCCGGTGCTGGGGCGCTGGCTCGGCCGGCGCCGCGGCTGGATGCTGCTGTCGCAACTGGTCGTCGGCGCGGCCCTGGTCGGCATGGCCCTGG is a window of Lysobacter antibioticus DNA encoding:
- a CDS encoding exodeoxyribonuclease III encodes the protein MRIISFNANGLRSATTKGFFDWFKTQNADVLCVQETKAQEHQLAGPAFLPDGYRAYFRDATTKKGYSGVAIYSRREPDEVRTALGWAPFDEEGRYIEARFGNLSVVSFYIPSGSSGELRQGFKFEVMEWLKPILDQWLASGRDYVLCGDWNIVRTRLDIKNWSSNQKNSGCLPPERDWLNGVCMDESGWVDAYRSLNAEGQDYTWWSNRGAARANDVGWRIDYQFATPSLRDRLRGCSILREPRFSDHAPFSVDYDL
- a CDS encoding GNAT family N-acetyltransferase; the encoded protein is MSAMTVATSVFSDSAAAVRVLPVDAALAPSVRALQVAPEQLPFVGDTAFNLADTWRDPNSEAMAILADDRVVGFYRLDFSVQAIAGRSLGEPGVGLRAYMIDRARQGRGYGTRAIAACRDDLCLRHPQRRLLALTVNVRNRPAISAYLKAGFVDTGELFHGGNAGPQHLMLLRLIPSSPDPTSP